tcttcttcttcctttgaaTCCGTATCTGCGCTTTTGAATCCTCTTACACTCTTCTTTAAATACCCAACTCTTCTTCTCCAAAACCATGCATTTCAAAAACCACAACACTAAAACAAAAGCTCTTCTCTTGCAATAATGGAACCTAAAACTCTCTTTGTCATCattatctttcttctctttgtttcttcttcttcttcttccttagaAACCATGAAGAAAAAGACTTATATCATTCAGCTTCACCCTAATAGCCAAACCGCTAAAGCCTTTCCCTCAAAGTTTGATTGGCATCTTTCTTTTCTCCAAGAAGCTGTTCTAGGtgtccaagaagaagaagacgaagagcCTTCTTCACGTATTATCTACTCTTACGACTCTGCCATTGAAGGATTCTCCGCTCAGTTAACCGAATCAGAAGCTGAAACCCTAAAGAACTTACCTGAAGTCGTTGCAGTAAGACCTGACCATGTTCTCCAACTTCAAACCACTTACTCTTACAAGTTCTTGGGACTCAACGGTCCTGGAAACTCCAATGTCTGGTCTAAATCAAGATCCGGTCAAGGCACGATCATCGGTGTTCTAGATACAGGAGTCTGGCCTGAGAGTCCAAGCTTCGACGACACAGGGATGCCTTCTATCCCAAGCAAATGGAGAGGAGTTTGCCAAGAAGGAGAGAGCTTCACTTCCTCCAGCTGCAACAAGAAACTAATCGGCGCTAGGTTCTTCATCAGAGGCCACCGCGTGGCCAACTCTCCCTTGGACTCACCGAACATGCCTCGCGAGTACATATCCGCGAGAGACTCGACGGGACACGGCACCCACACCGCTTCAACAGCCGCCGGGTCCCCTGTTTCCACGGCGAGCGTTCTCGGAAACGGAGCCGGCGTGGCTCGCGGGATGGCCCCCGGAGCCCACGTGGCGGTTTACAAAGTCTGCTGGTTCAACGGCTGTTACAGCTCAGACATCCTCGCGGCTATAGACGTGGCGATTCAAGACAGAGTCGACGTTCTCTCCCTCTCCCTAGGCGGTTTCCCTATACCTCTGTATGATGACACTATCGCCATAGGTACCTTCCGAGCCACGGAACACGGGATCGCTGTCGTCTGCGCGGGTGGCAACAACGGTCCGCTCGCTAGCTCGGTCGCAAACACAGCTCCTTGGGTCTCCACGGTGGGAGCGGGGACGCTGGACAGAAAGTTTCCAGGCGTGGTTAGGTTAGCCAACGGGAAGCTACTCTACGGAGAGTCTTTATATCCGGGGAAAGGTTTAAAGAGTGCCGAGAGAGAGCTAGAGGTCGTTTACGTCACGGGAGGAGACAAAGGAAGCGAGTTTTGCCTGAGAGGGTCGCTTCCGAGAGAGAGCATCCAAGGGAAAATGGTTATATGCGACCGTGGAGTCAACGGGAGATCGGAGAAAGGACAGGCCGTCAAAGAAGCTGGCGGCGTCGCGATGATCTTGGCCAACACCGAGATAAACCAAGAGGAAGATTCTGTAGACGTTCATCTGATACCAGCGACGTTGATTGGTTATGAAGAGTCTGTTGTTTTGAAAGGTTACGTGAGGGACACGGTGAGACCGAAAGCTAGGTTAATTTTCGGCGGGACGGTGATTGGGAGGTCTAGAGCGCCTGAGGTGGCGCAGTTCTCGGCTCGTGGACCGAGTTTGGCTAACCCTTCGATTCTTAAACCGGATTTGATCGCTCCTGGGGTCAACATCATCGCGGCTTGGCCTCAGAATCTTGGACCGACGGGTCTTCCTTATGACTCGAGGAGAGTTAACTTCACTGTCATGTCGGGGACTTCGATGTCTTGTCCGCACGTAAGCGGGATAACCGCTCTTATCCGGTCTAGTTACCCGAACTGGTCTCCCGCTGCTATCAAATCCGCGATGATGACGACGGCTGATTTGTACGATCGGAGAGGGAAAGAGATTAGGGATGGGGAAAAACCGGCGGGAGTGTTTGCTATTGGAGCAGGGCATGTGAATCCGGTTAAGGCGATTAACCCGGGGTTGGTTTACAACATCCAACCGGTGGATTACGTAGCTTATTTATGCACTATTGGGTTCACGAGATCGGATATTTTAGCGATCACTCACAAGAACGTTAGCTGCGGTGTGATACTGAGGGGAAGCCCTGGTTTTAGCCTTAACTATCCGTCTATTTCGGTTATCTTTAAAGGTGGGAAGACTAAGGAGATGGTCACGAGGCGTGTGACTAACGTTGGGAGTCCTAACTCGGTTTACACTGTGAATGT
The Raphanus sativus cultivar WK10039 chromosome 1, ASM80110v3, whole genome shotgun sequence DNA segment above includes these coding regions:
- the LOC108842040 gene encoding subtilisin-like protease SBT1.2 → MEPKTLFVIIIFLLFVSSSSSSLETMKKKTYIIQLHPNSQTAKAFPSKFDWHLSFLQEAVLGVQEEEDEEPSSRIIYSYDSAIEGFSAQLTESEAETLKNLPEVVAVRPDHVLQLQTTYSYKFLGLNGPGNSNVWSKSRSGQGTIIGVLDTGVWPESPSFDDTGMPSIPSKWRGVCQEGESFTSSSCNKKLIGARFFIRGHRVANSPLDSPNMPREYISARDSTGHGTHTASTAAGSPVSTASVLGNGAGVARGMAPGAHVAVYKVCWFNGCYSSDILAAIDVAIQDRVDVLSLSLGGFPIPLYDDTIAIGTFRATEHGIAVVCAGGNNGPLASSVANTAPWVSTVGAGTLDRKFPGVVRLANGKLLYGESLYPGKGLKSAERELEVVYVTGGDKGSEFCLRGSLPRESIQGKMVICDRGVNGRSEKGQAVKEAGGVAMILANTEINQEEDSVDVHLIPATLIGYEESVVLKGYVRDTVRPKARLIFGGTVIGRSRAPEVAQFSARGPSLANPSILKPDLIAPGVNIIAAWPQNLGPTGLPYDSRRVNFTVMSGTSMSCPHVSGITALIRSSYPNWSPAAIKSAMMTTADLYDRRGKEIRDGEKPAGVFAIGAGHVNPVKAINPGLVYNIQPVDYVAYLCTIGFTRSDILAITHKNVSCGVILRGSPGFSLNYPSISVIFKGGKTKEMVTRRVTNVGSPNSVYTVNVKAPMGINVIVKPKRLVFSHVDQTLSYRVWFVLKKGNRGEKVGASFADGQLTWVNSRDSMQRVRSPISVTLKNH